CGTTCACATCGACGGTCGGCCACCCGCGAGCGCTCAGGAGCGCGGTGACGTCGGGTTCGTGTTTCAACAGCACACGCTGCTGCCGTGGAAGAGCGCCATCGAGAACGTCGTGTTCCTTCGGCAGATGGCGGACAAAGACCCCGATCGCGAAGGGGCGCGCACGTTACTCCGATCGATGGGGCTCGACGGATTCGAGGACGCCCGGCCGAGCGAGCTCTCGGGCGGGATGAGACAGCGAGTCGCGATCGCTCGGACGATCCACCTCGGCGCGGACGTGTTGCTGATGGACGAGCCGTTCGGGGAACTCGACGAGATCACCCGTGACGAACTCGGCGTCGAGATCCGATCGCTCTGGCGGCGCGAGCGGAAGACGATCGTTTTCGTCACCCACAGCGTTCCCGAGGCGGTTTTCCTCGGCGACCGGTGTGTGGTGATGCGGGACAGTCCCGGACGAATCGCGGCGACGTTCGATGTCGACCTCTCCGAACCGCGCGACACGGAGGTTTTTGGCTCTCGAGCATTTCAGGAACAGGTCGCGGCGGTGCGCCGGACGCTCTACGAAAGCGACGAGCGCGAGACGACATGAACGAACGAATCCGTTTCGACGCGTCCGACGCGGTGTATCCGGCGAGCGCGCTCTGCGTCGGCGTCGCACTCTGGTGGCTGATCACGCTGGTGACCGACGTTCCGCCGTTCGTGCTCCCGCCACCCGACGCCGTCGTCGCGCGGCTGGTCGACAATCCACGGCTATACCTCGCCAACGCCTGGCACACCCTCGAGAAGATCGTCTACGGTGGATCCGTCGGGATCGCATCCGGAATCACCCTCGCGGTTTTCGTCACATACGTCCCGTGGTTCCGCCGGGCCGTGTACCCGTACCTCGTCACCATTCGGGTGCTACCAAAACTCGCGATCGCGCCGCTGTTGCTCATCTACTTGGGGACGGGAACCGCGACCGCGATCGTCTTCGTCGCACTCGTCACGTTTTTTCCGCTCGTGTTGAGTACGGCAGCGGGGCTCGAACGCGCGCCGCCGGCATATCACGAACTGTTGCAATCGGTGAACGCGGGACCGCTCGAGCGGATCCTGTACGTCGACGTTCCGTATGCGATCCCCGACTTATTCGCGGGACTCAAGCAGTCAGTGACCCTCGCCGTCGTCGGCGCGGTCGTTGCGGAGTGGGTCGTCTCGGACAGCGGACTGGGATTTCTCATCCTTCTGGGGTCGGAGACCGTTCGACCGGACGTGATGCTCGCCGCCCTGCTCATCCTGTTACTCGAGGGACTCGCGCTGTACGGGGCGGTCGTCCTGGCTCAACGCGGCGTGTACGATCGGCTCAACCTGGACGTGGAGGCCGGCAGACCTGACTGACGCTCATTTCACGGACGTCTCAGGGTTGCCAGAGCGCGCGCTCGATCACGACCGGGACGAGGTAGAACCCGATCCCGAGCAGCGAGAGAACGACGAGGGCGGCATAGGTCTCGGCAGTTCGGAGGTAGGTCGACGTCTCGAACACCCGATAGCCGAGGCCAGCATCGAGCGTGACGAACTCCGTGACGACGGCCCCAATGACGCTCAGCGTCGCCGCGATTTTGACGCCGGCGAAGATGCTCGACGCAGCCGCGGGAACGCGAACGTGGAGGAAGACCGCGGTCTTCGACGCGTCGATCGTCTCCATCATCTCGAGATACCGCTCCGGGGTCTCTCGGAGCCCGTCGAGGGTCGCGATCGTGATCGGAAAGACCGTCAACGTCGCGACGACGAGGGCGCGCGCGGGCAGGCCACGTCCGAACCAGAGAAACAGCAGTGGTGCGATGGCGATCACCGGGGCGATTCGCAACGCGACCACGTATGGGAGGACCGTCCCCATCGCCT
The nucleotide sequence above comes from Halosolutus halophilus. Encoded proteins:
- a CDS encoding ABC transporter ATP-binding protein yields the protein MIELEDLTVRFDDFTAITDIDLRIDRGEFVTLVGPSGCGKTTALRAMAGLQKPTDGCVHIDGRPPASAQERGDVGFVFQQHTLLPWKSAIENVVFLRQMADKDPDREGARTLLRSMGLDGFEDARPSELSGGMRQRVAIARTIHLGADVLLMDEPFGELDEITRDELGVEIRSLWRRERKTIVFVTHSVPEAVFLGDRCVVMRDSPGRIAATFDVDLSEPRDTEVFGSRAFQEQVAAVRRTLYESDERETT
- a CDS encoding ABC transporter permease, which encodes MNERIRFDASDAVYPASALCVGVALWWLITLVTDVPPFVLPPPDAVVARLVDNPRLYLANAWHTLEKIVYGGSVGIASGITLAVFVTYVPWFRRAVYPYLVTIRVLPKLAIAPLLLIYLGTGTATAIVFVALVTFFPLVLSTAAGLERAPPAYHELLQSVNAGPLERILYVDVPYAIPDLFAGLKQSVTLAVVGAVVAEWVVSDSGLGFLILLGSETVRPDVMLAALLILLLEGLALYGAVVLAQRGVYDRLNLDVEAGRPD
- a CDS encoding ABC transporter permease, translating into MTNDGLSDAKQTPSTSPAASLSTSQRPSRASAPADRSSIDGSPDERERRQGAMHSISEDAVDGSTAPARELVSGAFPPAIVFVLLFAAWHGAVVRYGIPSVVLPSPIEVGARLLETYPTLLGDAAVTSATAGTGLVLGSVVGATLAFAMMHSRKAMGTVLPYVVALRIAPVIAIAPLLFLWFGRGLPARALVVATLTVFPITIATLDGLRETPERYLEMMETIDASKTAVFLHVRVPAAASSIFAGVKIAATLSVIGAVVTEFVTLDAGLGYRVFETSTYLRTAETYAALVVLSLLGIGFYLVPVVIERALWQP